The stretch of DNA TGCCTAACGCTCAGTTGGGCCGAGCGTGCGCGTCTATGCGACTCTCGGCCCACGGCTTCGATGCGCCGCAGCACGGGCGCGAGCGCCTTCGCCGCCACCTCGGTGTCGTGCGCGGCCTGCGCGCTGGAGCCAGTCAGCCGTTCGAGAGCCCGAAGAACCGGCACAGGCGGAGGTCGGTGTCGGCGGTGATGGCTGGCTGGCGGCGATGATCTCGCCGATGCGCTGGGCGGGCGCCGATCTCTCTTGGCGAGGCGGTACTGGGAGAGCCGCATCGGGCACGAGGAACTCTGCCAGCAGGAGCTCCCCAGGGTGACAGGCTTGCGCGCGGACATTGGAGGACTCAGCTTAACGGAACGACACGATCATGCCGAATAGTAACGCCGCGCGTGATCACGGCAAGCGTGACTACCGGTGGCTCCACCGTCCGGCTGCGGCCCAGCGCCGGCTTCTTCAGCGGGCGCTCCAACACAATGCGCGCCCAGCGCGCTTCCGAAAACGCCAGTCTGCAGCAAGCAACGTTAGGCCAACGCATCGCGGACGTTGCGTCCAAACGGCCCACCGCGCAACAGAACGGTGACAGGCGGTGCGGTCGGTGGTGGTATGCTCGGCGCTCCTCGGTCCCGGAGCGCGCATGCCCGACGCGGCATCGGCGGCGCATGGCGTTTACAAGCCGCGACGCCCCCAGGCGTCACCGCTATTTCGGTTGGTGTCGGACCATCTCCATTGCCTGCAGACGGTCTACGACGAGCGCTTCGCCCGCGAGTACGGTTCAGTGGCGCCCCCATCTCGTTGGGCAGGTGGCCGGATAAGTTCCTGGGCGTGCGGGGAGTTCGAGCACGGCACCGCCCGTCACGCGGCGCTCGCGAGGTCGGCGATCGCGCCGTGCTCGACCGATGGTCCACCGACTCCGGTTGCAATCCCTCTGGCGAGGTCCGAGGCTGTCGGTCGAGCTACGACTGATCAATGAGCACTCGCGACGCAGCGCCCGCGGGTCCTCGGTGCCGATGGTGCTGCCAACGGCCTTGAGCCCCGGTCCCTGAACAGGTCCAGCTGGCCCTGCCGGCACCCACTGGCACCGCGCCCCTGCTGGCGGCGGCGCCACCTCGGTACCAGTGCCCACAGGTGGCGCGTGAGCTCGGTGTGTTCGCTAACTACTGCGGGCGCAAAGGGTAGCACCGCCGTGGCCTCTCCCGGTGCCTTCCACGGCACCCCGGGGAGAACTGCCGCCCGGTCATGTTGGACGGGTTTGACACCGCTGCCCCGCGCCGCGTCCTGGATGCCCGTTCCACCTTGGCTCCCTCCCGCATCCCAACGCTGCCGTATCTCGATCGCTCCGCGCCGCGAGCCTTCAGCGCCTCGTCCGCGGCGAAAGCCTCGCGCTGCTCCTCGTTGGACATCGCGCTCCAATCGTCCTCGCCCGCCCACCTCCCCTTGCCGACGCCTCCCTCACCCTACTATTCTGGACGAGGTATCCACCCGGGGATTGCGACCATGGATCTGAAGCGCGAACTCATGCGCGGCGCCGGACCGGCAGCCGTGCTGCAGCCCTCAAGCGACGCGAGATGTATGGTTACGAACTCGCCGAAGCGCTCGGCGCACGTTCCGACGGCGTCCTGGCCATGGGGCAGTCCACGCTCTATCCCCTGCTCCACAATCTCGAAGCCAAGGAACTCGTCGAGAGTCGCTGGCTCGAGCACAAGTCCGACGCAAGCGTCGCTACTATCGCCTGACGCCGGCCGGCGCTGCCGAACTCAAGGAACATCGCGCACGCTGGCAGGAGCTCTTCGAGGCAATGATCGGACTCGGGCTGGTGTCACCCATTGCCGCGGAGTCCTGACCCATGACGCGACCGGATGATGCCCTGCCGCGCCGTCTCGAGCGGCGCGAACTCGTACGCCAGGCGCGCGCAGGGGCTCCCAGACCGCTGGCCGAGCGCGTGGCCGATGTGGTCGACGGCAGCCATCTCAGCGATGAGCGCCGCGCCGAGGTCTTT from Gemmatimonadota bacterium encodes:
- a CDS encoding helix-turn-helix transcriptional regulator, with the translated sequence MYGYELAEALGARSDGVLAMGQSTLYPLLHNLEAKELVESRWLEHKSDASVATIA